One region of Maylandia zebra isolate NMK-2024a unplaced genomic scaffold, Mzebra_GT3a scaffold17, whole genome shotgun sequence genomic DNA includes:
- the LOC112433448 gene encoding uncharacterized protein LOC112433448 gives MSSVQNLREFIKERLTSAAEEIFSEFEKTIVRYEEEIRQLRLLDIRPGIKSHNTGLDDQQFCDHERSSSLNQEDPEPLQTKEEQEKISTNQEGEQLALKQEDEGINVWTGEQLDLLWKPGSRLTRFGLDDQQFCDHERSSSLNQEDPEPLQTKEEQEKISTNQGGEQLALKQEDEGINVWTGEQLDLLWKPGSRLTRFGLDDQQFCDQERSSSLNQEDPEPLQTKEEQEEISTNQEGEQLALKQEDEGINVWTGEQLDLLWKPGSRLTRFDLPQQHDCKENEDLDDPQVCSQERNSSLDQQNTDPPQTKEEQEEISTNQEGEQLALKQETKGIIIWTGQELGIMWNPEVKLHRIGMQNFNR, from the exons ATGTCTTCAGTTCAGAATCTTAGAGAGTTTATCAAGGAGAGATTAACTTCTGCTGCAGAAGAAATCTTCTCAGAGTTTGAAAAAACGATCGTCCGGTATGAGGAAGAGATCCGTCAGCTAAGACTGCTTGATATCAGACCCGGGATAAAGTCACACAATACAG GTCTGGATGATCAGCAGTTCTGTGACCATGAGAGGAGCTCCAGTCTCAACCAGGAGGACCCAGAGCCTCTACAGACTAAAGAGGAACAGGAGAAAATCTCCACCAATCAGGAAGGAGAGCAGCTTGCACTGAAGCAGGAGGATGAAGGGATTAATGTCTGGACCGGAGAACAGCTGGATTTGTTGTGGAAACCTGGATCACGGCTGACCAGATTTG GTCTGGATGATCAGCAGTTCTGTGACCATGAGAGGAGCTCCAGTCTCAACCAGGAGGACCCAGAGCCTCTACAGACTAAAGAGGAACAGGAGAAAATCTCCACCAATCAGGGAGGAGAGCAGCTTGCACTGAAGCAGGAGGATGAAGGGATTAATGTCTGGACCGGAGAACAGCTGGATTTGTTGTGGAAACCTGGATCACGGCTGACCAGATTTG GTCTGGATGATCAGCAGTTCTGTGACCAGGAGAGGAGCTCCAGTCTCAACCAGGAGGACCCAGAGCCTCTACAGActaaagaggaacaggaggaaatCTCCACCAATCAGGAAGGAGAGCAGCTTGCACTGAAGCAGGAGGATGAAGGGATTAATGTCTGGACCGGAGAACAGCTGGATTTGTTGTGGAAACCTGGATCACGGCTGACCAGATTTG ATCTCCCACAGCAACATGATTGTAAGGAAAATGAGGATCTGGATGACCCGCAGGTCTGTAGCCAGGAAAGGAACTCCAGTCTGGACCAGCAGAACACAGATCCTCCACAGActaaagaggaacaggaggaaatCTCCACCAATCAGGAAGGAGAGCAGCTTGCACTGAAGCAGGAAACCAAAGGCATCATCATCTGGACCGGGCAGGAGCTGGGCATCATGTGGAACCCTGAAGTAAAGTTGCACAGAATAGGTATGCAAAACTTTAATAGATAG